The Deltaproteobacteria bacterium sequence ACTGGCAAAATTTAGCGCGCGGGACACCGTATTGCCTTGAAGTAAAAGTACTTGATGCGGAGGCTTATCAGACGGCGAGAACTTTTGAGTTTCCCGACAACGATTCATTTGTTCAAGGTGATTTGGATGTAGATACGGCAACGGTAACCCTTACTGGGTTTTGGACAGGGAATGCTGGCGCTTCAGCAATGATAGAGCTCTTCCCAACGAACGATTGCAGCGGCGCTGCTCTTGATGTTTCTGCTATCCCTTATAATCAGGCCGACGGTTATACCTATGTGGTAGACCCAACAGATTTGCCAGCGCTTGTTCGCGGCCTCTCTTACTGTGGTCGTCTGGTTCTCGGCGATTCCACCCACGACTTGTCTCTAGGAGAGCTGCCATTCGCGGACATCACTTCTATCGACTTGATTGTGAGCAACGCAGCAACGCCAGAGCTTCAAGCCACATGGGAACTCGAGCCGAATGGACCAACTACAGCTAAACTTTACGCGGGGTCCAGTCTCAATGGTGATGAGACAGCCTGTGTGGGCGGCGCCTTAGTCGTGGATTCTACGGTCAGTGTGGACCATGCCGATGGCGGGACGCATCAATGGGCCAATACGGAAGCATGGCACCCCTTAGAGCGTGGCTTAGAGTATTGTTCTCAGGTTGAAACAGAGGATGGTGGAGAGGCGACAAGGGCGGCTCTCGTGATGTTGCCGGCTACCGGGGTATCGCTGGCAGGCTCTGTGGATCAGGACGATGCGCTGCTTACGCTGGATGCCAGTTGGGACGGTAATGCAGGGGCGGGTGCGACGGTCGTGTTGTACCGCAGTGCAAATTGTACGCAAAACCCCGTTGCGGTGGAATCTATTGAATGGAATCAGTCAACAACGTGGTCGCACACTTGGGACCAAGATGACCACCCGGGGATTATACGTGGGCACGATTACTGTGCGCGTCTTGTTTTGGGGCAGGTCGTGGTGGATTACCCTCTCGGCTTTTTGGTTGAATGGGCTTATGTCGATTCGCTGGTTATCAGCACTGAGCAAGAAAGTGTTCCGTCTATTCGCTCATCGTGGGTACTTAGCCAGGACGAGGTGACTTCGACAAAGCTTTATCGTGGCGGCGTGGTTAACGGCGATACGTGCGAGGGCGGTGTTCTTATCGATAGCCAAGACCACAATGGAACGGCAAGAACCGTTTTGTGGTCAAACAGCGAAGACTGGCATCTAATCGAGCGTGGGCGCGATTATTGTGTGCAATTGAATGTACAGGACACAGGGGCCGACGAAGCTTCGGCGGTGATGGTTCTTGGCGATGCCAGTATGGATCTTTCCGCTTCGGTGAATCAGGATGATGTTTCATTTACTGTTACGGGTGTTTGGCAGGGCAACGCTGGTGCAAGTTCTAACCTTACACTCTACCAGTCAGCAGATTGCACTGATAACCCACTGCGTGTGGTCGACATTGGTTGGGATGTTGCGTCGGGGGTTCAGGAAGTATTTACCCCTGGAAACACACCTGGTCTGGAGCGCGGCTTTAGTTATTGTGCAAAACTTAGCTTGGGCGGAGCGCAAACGGTTCATGCTCTAGGGGAACTGCATTACAGCACAATCGGTGGGCTGGGCTTCTCGATGACGGATTCATGGGGCCCAACGCTTCGGGGCCAATGGTCGTTAACCCCGATGGGGATAAGTAGCGCAACTCTCTATGAGGGTGGTACAGCCGAAAATGGTGTATGCGTCGACGGCGAGTCGGTACTTAGTGAGAGTTACGGACATCTCGGCAGTGTTGTAGCTGATTGGCAGAATACAGGATTACTCAAACGCGGTGCGACCTATTGCTTGGAAGTGAATACCCAAGATGGTGGTGCGGACAGTGCGTCAGCCAATTTCAGTGTGCCTGCGAACAATCCAGCGATGATTGCTACCTTAAACCAGGTGACAGCAACTGTGACCGTTGAGGCCAGCTGGGATGGAATGGCTGGAGCAGCTTCCAGCGTCACACTTTACCGAAGTTCGAACTGTGCGAGTGCCCCTGCGGAAGAAAGAGTCATTGCTTGGGACTTAGCCGGCGGTGACGATTTCGATTTCACTGAGGCAGATGGAAGCGTTATTCGCGGTTTTGATTACTGTGTTGCCCTAGACATCGGTGATGTGCGGTTAACGCAGTCTGTTGGCTTCTTGGTTGCCTTCGGTCTCTTTGACCAAGTGAACTTTAATGTGGATGACATCGATGCGCCAAGCCTCACGGCGAGTTGGACGATGAGTCAGCCGACAGTAACGACGAGCCAGTTATTTAGAAACAGCGTAGCGAACGAAGCCGGGGATGACTGTATCGGTCCTGATAGTGAGCTGATTCTCGAAGAGACACAAGACCATCTAGAGGCCATCACTCAAGACTGGCAGAACACTGAGCAGTGGCACAATCTATCCCGCGGCATGGATTACTGTTTGCACATTCAGACAGATGACGGTGGTAATCAACATATCGCGACCGATTTGAACTTAGGCGGTTCCCTGGGTTTCGTTGCCGGTACCCTGGATGAGTACGCGCCAGGAATAACCGTGAGCGCCTCTTGGTCGGGTAATGCCGGTGGTGGGCCAGCTTATGTTGGGTTTTATCCTGCAACGGGTGGGGCGTGTGGTGAGTGTGCGCCTGAACTCGAGAACCAGCGCGCGATTCCATGGAATACGCTCGGCGGAGATCAGTATACCTTTATCGATGTTACTGAAACTCGATTGGAGCGAGGGGCCGATTATTGCGCCTGTATGCGGCTCGGGAACTTAGAGTCGTCGGCTTATGTTGGTGAATTGGGCGGCGTTCCGCCTAGGTACCGAGAGACGCTGGTCGAAGTTGATGGTTCTCTTGCTGCACTTTACGACACCTATGAAGATGAGGACTTTGCTGAATCTTTGAATGCCGCTCGTGGGCATATTGGGTATGCGCTGGACTATTGGGATGCACGGACTTCGCTGAGTGAAGTTGGCGAATTTGCGGACCGCCAAATTCAATGGGGGCCATCTTTTAGGAGGGCCCAGAAGGCAGTTGAAGACATGGTGCGCGCACGCTCAGGAGGAGGGCCAGGTAGCCTGAGAGGCATGGAGTCGCGCCTTGGCTCGGTCATGCTTTACGAGGCAAGACTTCGAGCATCTCTAAGCCAAGCGGCCTTGGACGCAAGCAGTCCTGGTTGGTGGCTTAGAGCCACAGAAGTTAGCTACTCAACTGCTCAAAACGGTTTCCAGAGTTTGTATGGATTGGAACGAGCGGATGCTGCGGCCGATGCCTACGATGCCGCTGCTCCCGTTTACGAACAACAGTATCAAGAGGCTAACCAGGTGAGTCGGGCTCAAGTGGCTGTCGACGCGCAAATGGCGCAGCCTCGTGAAAACCGTCCTAGACTTGAACTGATTCAGGCAATCGATGCCATGATGATTTCAGGCTTGAAGCCAGAGCTGGAAGCAGCGGTTGAGGTCTCTTTGGCGGGTCGCGAAAAGTTGGAAGCGGTGATTGGTCGCCTTGAGAATATCGACGCATGCCTTGAAGACCTAGCGGCTTTCCAGCTTAACGATAAGCAGTTCACGCTTTGCTATCTTGATGTGGTGAAGATTGTGGAGGAACTTGAAAGTTTTGAAAGCGCACTGGTGAACACGCATACGTGGCGTGCGCTTCTTGGCTACTCTGTTTTTGCACTGCTGGATATCTCACTTTACCACGGCTCGAATCCATTGGTTACCCAGCCGAACATTGAGGCTGACACTGACGGACAAGAAGCATTTGACAACTTTGAACTCGGACTTTTAGAGCTTCGAAATGGCGACATCGAAACTTCGCTCGACCGCTACACGCGAAACGACTGTCTGATTGTGAGAATGTTCAATCGCTACTATGCAATCTCTGGCGGCGGGGCGAATTTTGATCACATTGAAGAGGCTGGTTATTGCCCAGATGCATCGAATGAATGTGTGGTACCGGACACCTGTTCCGAATCGGCCACGTGCATTGACAGAATCGTTGGTTATGAGTGCCTGTGTGATGAGGGCTTTGAACTGAATAACGTGAATGAATGTGTCGACTTGGATGAGTGTACCTTTGGAATATCGACATGCTCACCGGTGGCCGAGTGTACCAATGAAGTAGGTAGTTTTACATGCGAGTGTCCTGAAGGCTTCGGAGGTGAGTTCTGTTCCGAATGTGAGACAGGTTACGCGGGTGTCCTTTGTGACCAGTGTGATATCAACGGGGGCTTTGTCGAGTTCCCTGTCTTGAGCGGACTTTGCATCGCTGACCCGTGCTCGGGGCAGTCTTGCCTAGGTCTGGATTCGTGCAGCCCTGATTCTACCGGAGTTGTGACCGAGACGGGTGTATGCTCCGTCGTCGGTCCAGACAGCTATTCCTGCAGCGCGCTAACCACTGCGTGTCTCCCAGGAACGGCTTGTAATGGTTTTGAAGGGGTTCATGCTGATTGTATGGTGGAGCCATTCTTCTCCGAGTACATTGAGGGGTCCTCTTGGAACAAGGCGCTAGAAATTTACAATCCGAATGAGCAAGCATTCAATTTAGAACATTGCTGGGTGGAAATATATTCCAATGGCAGCACCGACGTGGGTTACACGGTGGCACTTTCGGATGTAGTGCCGGGCGGCGAAACTCAAGTTCTATGTAATGACCGTATGGACGAAAGTGAGCAGGGACGCTGTGACATCTTAGAGAATTCACTCATCTTTAATGGTGATGATGCCGTGGTATTGATTTGCGGCGGTGCTGGTGATGCCGAGGCCCGAAGAATTGCAGATGTAATCGGCCAGGTTGGTAATGACCCGGGTTCGAGCTGGGGCAGTGGCAATCTGAGTACCAAGAATGCAACGCTGCGACGAGATTGCGGTGTGGTTATCGGCGATGATGTGAAAGACGATGTCTTTACGCCGGCAGAGTCGTTTGTCGGAGAAGATATAGACGTATTCGACGGGCTTGGTGCCCACTGTGATTAGAGTTTCGCAGTGATGTTAGCTTAGGTTCTTTAGTCGGTTACATGCTTAATGGGTGAGGGAGACTTTGGCTTCAGGTTCTATAGAGGCCAACTGCCTTAAGCTCCAAGAAATCTCGAACTTGTGCATCGCCGAGATCAATATGCTCCAGAAAATCAGAATGCTCTACCAGCTCAGATTCGGATAATACCATCACGTGGGGAAAGGAACCCAGAGGTGATGTTTCGGGGTGGGCCAGAGCGTGCTTTGTGAAATCCTGAAGACGTGAGGCTAGGTTGGGCGGCCGACCGATCACTGCAAGTTCGGAGCGGCGCTCACTTCCGATGGTGCCGAGAATAACATCGCCCGTGGTCACTCCTATACTCAGACGAAGATCCGCGTATTGACCACCCGCAATATTTTGAACCATCGGTGGGAAAGCATCTGCGATGTTCTTCGCCGCTCTAAGGGATGGACCAGTTGGGTCGCCGCCGGCTAGGCCAAAAACGGCCATGAGGCCGTCGCCCATATGCTTATCTACAATGCCACCGCAGTCATAAATGATTCTATGAATTGGGCTAAAGAGTTCTTGAAGCAGTCCGAAGATATCACCCGGGCTGGATGTAGCTGACAATTGTGTAAAGCCTCGCACATCGAGCATCAAGATTCCCACTCGGATACGCTTGGGCTCTTGCATGACGTTGAGTGGCGTTTCCCGTCGCATGGACCCGCCCAGGATTTCGTTTTCTTTATGGAGTTCGGAGTTCTCTTCCAGAATATCTTTAAGCAAAGCTAATAGTCGGCGATTCTCCTCTACAACCGTATTTTCAGTGACAGCGGCATCAACGACGGCATTGAGACTTTCGCGATTGACCGGCTTGGTCACGTACCTAAAAATACCTGCTTCGTTTACTGCACTGATGACGCCTTGGAGGTCAGCGTAGCCCGTGATGATAATACGGGGAGCCGCGTGCTGACGTCTCTTAAGTTCACGGCAGAGCTGCATACCTGTCATTTTAGGCATTCGGTGGTCAGTGACGACGACGTGGATATCCTGCTCGTTGATAACCGTAAGTGCTTCGTCACCGGATTGAGCTGTGAGCACGTTAAATCGCTGTTCGAGTGCTGCACGGTAAAGAGTCAAGTTAGGAGCTTCGTCATCGACAACGAGTACGGTTGCCTGAGAACTCTTGTCTATAGGCTCCGGCTCTTGCTCATCAAAGACTTTTTGGGCTTTGTCCCAATTGATTTTCATCAATATTCCCTACGGCGAAGTATCATTTATAACGGGGGTAGGGTCACAGCTATCTGTTGTTGCATCCCAGGTCCCCTCAACAACTAGAACACACTGCTCTTGCCTGTTGAAGTCCATATCGAAAATTTTAATTTCATCGATTACAAAACCGCTTCCAAATCCCCATGTCATGTCATCGGCCATAAAGGAATTCAATATAGGAGCAGCATTTGGATTATTGAGAATCAGTTGTACGATACCATCAATACTGACTTCTACATTGCCTGTGTTGTCTGCGAGCCGGACCAGTAGGTGGTGCCACTGAGTCCCGTCGTAACCCGCTCCAAGGTCAATGTCTCCACAGACCTCCCCTGAACCACTGTTGGCGTAGCACGCTTCCAGGGTTTCCTGATCCACTCCGTTGGCAACCCGAATCCCGCCCCCGCTGGACGGGGTGGTGGCTAGAAAATCGAAGAGGGTTCCGTTGTCGGCAATCGTGTCCTGTTTGAACCACACGCCAATGACAAGTTGACTGACTGAACCAATGGCCGATCTTATCTCATTCACGCGAAGCCAGGAGGTGTCTTGGTCGGCATCCGCGTCGGTCTTGAATTGGGCAGCGCTGCCTAATCCGGCGATGCTGTCGATGTAATCTATACTTTCCGCAGTCGCATTAAATTCGGGGGCGGAGCGTCCGGTGTTTTCGGCGCTACCTTCAAACTTGTAACTCATTAAAGGTTCGGAATGGCAATCAGTAAAACAGCCATCGAGATTATCGTCGTTGCCATCATCACAATCTTCGTTTCCTTCGAGTATACCATCGCCACAAACAGCGAAACTACAGTCGTTCGGGCAATCGTTGTAGTTGTTCTCGTCACCATCATCGCATTCTTCGGAGGCATCGACGATTCCGTCCGTACATTTTGGCAGTCGACAGTCTGTTCGGCAGGTATCAGGAGTATCTGCGTTGGCGTTGCCGGTATCGCATTCTTCGAAAAGTGGACTTAGAGTTTCAGAGATATCTGTTCTAACAATGTCGTCACCACAGGCAGCCGGAGCACAGGTGTCCGTACAAGCATCGGTAGCAATCGTGTTCCCATCATCACAGGTTTCGTTGCTGTCGACGACGTTGTCACCGCAGTGGGCAACCTGGCAATTATTGCGACAACTGTCCGCGCTTGTGTCAGAGTTATCGTCGCCATCGTCGCATGCCTCGATGCCCGTTTGAATGAGATTGTCACCACACGCGGCAATGATACAGCTTGATGTACACGCTCCATTGTCTAGATTGAGGGAGTTTCCTTGATTGTCTGTTCCAATGTCGCATGTCTCTGCTCCCTCGACGATGCCGTCTCCGCAGATGCCAATCTGACAGTCGTTAGGGCAGTTGTCGTCATTTTCATTGTTTCCGTCATCGCAATCCTCTCCGGTATCCACGACGCCATCACCGCAAGCTGCAAGAACGCATGTGTTTCGACAGGTGTTGGGTAGAGAGTCCGAGTTGTTAATGCCATCATCACATTCTTCATATCCGTTACTGCCAGGTGTAACATCGGTTCGTACAAAGCCATCTCCACAAGTCGCCGGTACACATTGCTCAGTGCAGCTGCCGGTGTTGCTGTTGCCGGGGCCTTCGTCACAGCCTTCTTGGCCCGCCCAGGTGAAACCATCACCACAGGTTGCTACTTCACAATTTTCAGTACACTCAGCAGTGTCGTTATTTGCAGCAGCGTTGTCGCAACTCTCGGGGCCTGTCCTGACACCATCGCCGCAGTTTGCGGATGCCGGATTCGTGCAGTCATTCGGGCAACCATCTTTATTCTCTAAGTTTCCGTCGTCACAGAATTCGTAGCCGGTTTCTCCCGGCGCAGCGTCGAGTCGGACGATATTGTCGCCGCAGGTGGCAACGAGACAGCCATTGGTACATGCGTCGTTTGAATTTGTATTTCCATCGTCACATGCTTCGAAGGCAGGGTTCGTGATGTCTAAGATGTCTCCGCGCCATATGCCATCGCCGCAAACGGAGAGCGCGCAACTGTTGGTGCATGCGTCGAAATTATCATCGTTGTTGTCGTCACACGCTTCACCTGCGGTCTGAATGCCGTTGCCACAAGCTGTGAACGTGCAGTTGGTATCACAATCATCTCCGTCGGTAGCATTGCCGTCATCACACTCTTCAAAACCCTCTCTGATATTGTTGGAGCAAACGGCAGCATCAGGGTCGCTGCAATCTGATGGGCATGTTTCGGCATCAAAGCCGAGCGCGGTTGGGTCACAAAACTCAATGTCGTCCAACACACCATCACCGCAGGCGGGTAGGCTACAGTCGGTTCGGCAAGCATCAGCCAAGGTGTTGGAGTTGTTTTCACCATCGTCGCAGGCTTCAGATCCAGCTTGGATACCATTGCCACAGCCGCTCTCGGTACAGTTGCTGTCGCAGCCGTCGCCTTCTATCGCATTAGCATCATCACAGCTTTCGAACCCTTCGGCTTCTCCATCTCCGCAGATAGCCAGCGCCGCATTGGAACAGTCATCGGGACAGGGCTGAGGACTATCTAGGTCGAACGGGTCGCAATACTCGTTGCTTGCCTTGACCCCGTCGCCGCAGCTTGCAACTTGGCAGTTACTGCGACAAGCGCTCGGGTCAGTGCTCGTGTCGGAGTTGTTCAAGCCGTTGTCACAGGTTTCTTCAGCCTGGATAAATCCATCTCCACAACTCGCTGGAATGCATGAGGTGGTGCAGGCGTCGGTGTTGCTGGTGTTACCGTCATCACACGCTTCTGAGCCGGCTAAGACTAAGCCATCGCCACACACGTTCAAGAGACAAGAGGTAGTGCATTCAGCGTTGTCATTGTTGTTTGCGCCAGCATCGCAAGCTTCATTGCCTTCACGTAAGCCGTTCCCGCAAACGGCTTGGCTGGCATCGCTGCAGTCGCTTGGGCAGGTATCGCCGTTAAGATTGTTGCCATCATCGCAGAACTCATAACCGGGGTTGCCTGCTTCAATATCACTGCGGACGACACCGTCACCGCATTTGGCGCTGCGGCATGTATTGGTGCAGCTGTCGTCATTTATAGTGTTTGCATCGTCGCAATTCTCGAAGCCAGCAACGTCTGGATTTAGAATGTCGTTACGAACAAGGCCGTCACCACATGCTGCTTGGTTGCAGGTGTTGGTGCAGCCATCGAATGCATTTGTATTACCATCGTCACATGCCTCACCCGCGGTGGTTATACCATTTCCGCAAGCGGTGACGGTGCAATTGCTATCGCAACCGCTGCCGTCTTCGTTCGTGCCATTGTCGCAGCTTTCGAGTCCTTCAACGATTCCGTTGCCGCAGGTGGCTAGGTCTGGGTCGCTACAATCGGCGGGGCAGGTGAGCGCAGCCCCAGGGACACCAGGGTCGCAGAATTCGCCCGTATCCACGACGCCATCTCCGCAGCCGGCCGTTTGGCAGTTGGTGCGGCACCCATCAATATCGCTGTCTGAATTATTTTCGCCATCGTCACATGCCTCGCCGAGCGTGACGATTCCATTGCCGCAAGCTGTTACGGTACAGTTGCTGTCGCAGCCGCTTCCGTCGGTGTTGGTGGTACTGTCGCACTCTTCAAATCCCTCGGGAACACCATTGCCGCATACGGATGTGGCCGGGTTGGTGCAGTCGAGCGGACACGGCTGGGGGCTGTTGGCGTCGAGTGGGTCACAGAACTCGGAAGTATCGGTGACACCGTCGGAACAATGGGCAGTTTGACAGTTGGTTCTGCAGGCGGTTGGGCTTGTGCTCGTCGCGCTATTGCTCAAGCCGTCATCACATTGCTCACCAACTTGGATAAAGCCATCTCCGCAAGCGGCAGTCACACAGGTATTGGTACATCCATCGGTATTGATGTTGTTACCGTCATCGCAACCTTCGTTGCCGAGCCAATGGAGACCGTCACCGCATGTCGCCGCATTGCAGCTTAGAGTACACGAACCAGTGTCGCTGTTGGCAATACCGTTATCACATGCTTCGTTGCCTTCTCGAATGCCGTCACCACAAACTGCCGCCGTTGGATCACTGCAGTCTGATGGACAGGCGTCACCATTGATTGAATTACCGTCATCACAGTATTCGTAACCGGGTGTACCTGCCTCGAGATCTTCGCGGACAATTCCGTCGCCGCAGATTGCTAACGCGCAGCTGTTGGTGCACGCGTTTGTATCAATGCTGTCACCGTCATCGCATCCCTCAAAGCCTCCTGCCTCTGGGTCATTGATATCTGAGCGCCATATTCCATCACCGCAGCTGGCCGCTACGCAACTATTGGTGCAGCTGTCATAGTCGTCGTCGTTGCCATCGTCGCAAGCTTCCGACCCTGTGGTGATGCCGTTTCCACAACCCGTTATGGTACAGTTGCTATCGCAGCCGCTGCCATCTGTATTGGCGCCGTCATCGCAGGTTTCAAAACCTTCAACAGTACCATTGCCACAGGCTGAGAGGGCAGGGTTTGAGCAGTCTTGTGGGCAATCGGGGTTCTGTGGGTCGTCGCAATATTCACCCGTATCCAGGATGCCGTCCCCGCAAGCTGCGGCTTGGCAGTTGATTCGGCAAGCATCGATTTCGGAGTCGCTGTTCAGAGATCCGTTGTCGCAACTTTCGCCCTCAGTCACAACGCCGTTGCCGCATGCGGTGATGCTGCAGTTGTTATCGCATCCATCTGCATTGGTATTGTTTTGGTCGTCGCATTCTTCAAACCCTTGGACGATACCATCGCCGCAGTTTGCTGTGGCAGGATTCGTGCAGTCAGATGGACAAGGGCTGGCACTTGCTGGATCGAGAGGGTCACAAAATTCCGATGTATCGGTAACACCGTCTCCGCAAGAAGGCCTTAGGCAACTCATACGGCAGCCGTCTGGATCTGTCGTGCTATTAGAGTTACCGGTCCCCAGGTCGCAGGCTTCGCCACTTTGCAACCAGCCATCACCGCATGTTGCCTGAGTGCAGATATTTGTACAGGTACCAGTATTCGCGTTCGCGGCTCCGTTGTCGCATTGTTCTCGTTCGCCCCAAACAAGACCATCGCCGCAAACCGCGAGTAAGCATTGTGTGGTGCAACCACCGGTATCGCTGTTGTTTTCACCTAAATCACAGGCCTCATTTCCTGTGCGAATGCCATCGCCGCAAACTGAACCAGCCGGGTCAGAGCAGTCGAAAGGACAGGCGTCACCGCTTAGGTTATTCCCGTCGTCACAGTGTTCATACCCAGGGCTTGT is a genomic window containing:
- a CDS encoding response regulator, with the translated sequence MKINWDKAQKVFDEQEPEPIDKSSQATVLVVDDEAPNLTLYRAALEQRFNVLTAQSGDEALTVINEQDIHVVVTDHRMPKMTGMQLCRELKRRQHAAPRIIITGYADLQGVISAVNEAGIFRYVTKPVNRESLNAVVDAAVTENTVVEENRRLLALLKDILEENSELHKENEILGGSMRRETPLNVMQEPKRIRVGILMLDVRGFTQLSATSSPGDIFGLLQELFSPIHRIIYDCGGIVDKHMGDGLMAVFGLAGGDPTGPSLRAAKNIADAFPPMVQNIAGGQYADLRLSIGVTTGDVILGTIGSERRSELAVIGRPPNLASRLQDFTKHALAHPETSPLGSFPHVMVLSESELVEHSDFLEHIDLGDAQVRDFLELKAVGLYRT